A single region of the Longimicrobium sp. genome encodes:
- a CDS encoding type II toxin-antitoxin system antitoxin SocA domain-containing protein has protein sequence MNAKAVAKYFLARVDEDAGDGISNLKLQKLVYYAQGFHLALHGTPLFRERIEAWEHGPVVPELYREYKAYGSASIPAPHDFDPHEYTPEVARLLDEVYDVFGQYSAWKLRNMTHEERPWIDAYENGERGRVITPAAMREYFKDYVTA, from the coding sequence ATGAACGCCAAGGCTGTGGCAAAGTACTTCCTCGCCCGCGTCGACGAAGACGCCGGCGACGGCATCTCCAACCTCAAGCTCCAGAAGCTGGTCTACTACGCGCAGGGGTTCCACCTGGCGCTGCATGGCACCCCGCTCTTCCGCGAGCGCATCGAGGCGTGGGAGCATGGGCCGGTGGTGCCGGAGCTGTACCGCGAGTACAAGGCGTACGGCTCGGCCAGCATCCCCGCTCCCCACGACTTCGACCCGCACGAGTACACCCCCGAGGTGGCCCGCCTCCTCGACGAGGTCTACGACGTCTTCGGGCAGTACTCCGCCTGGAAGCTGCGGAACATGACGCACGAAGAGCGTCCCTGGATCGACGCGTACGAGAACGGCGAGCGCGGCCGGGTCATCACGCCCGCCGCCATGCGCGAGTACTTCAAGGACTACGTCACGGCGTAG
- a CDS encoding universal stress protein, producing the protein MYRRILVPLENTAYDEAILDHVARLARVCGASVLLVHVADGWVARTWRQLDLRESEEMARDRHYLESVATRLAQSGIEVDAVLAGGDPSREIVEMAAREGCDLIAMSTHGHRFISDLLYGSVANEVRHKSSIPVLLVRGYPRGRGPAPPQH; encoded by the coding sequence ATGTACCGCCGCATCCTGGTGCCGCTGGAGAACACGGCGTACGACGAGGCCATCCTGGACCACGTGGCGCGGCTGGCGCGCGTGTGCGGCGCGTCGGTGCTGCTGGTGCACGTGGCCGACGGGTGGGTGGCGCGCACTTGGCGCCAGCTGGACCTGCGCGAGAGCGAGGAGATGGCGCGCGACCGGCACTACCTGGAGTCGGTGGCCACCCGCCTGGCGCAGTCGGGGATCGAGGTCGACGCGGTGCTGGCCGGCGGCGACCCCAGCCGCGAGATCGTGGAGATGGCCGCGCGCGAGGGGTGCGACCTGATCGCCATGAGCACGCACGGGCACCGCTTCATCTCCGACCTGCTGTACGGCAGCGTGGCCAACGAGGTCCGCCACAAGTCCAGCATCCCCGTGCTCCTGGTCCGCGGCTACCCGCGCGGACGCGGCCCCGCGCCGCCGCAGCATTGA